A window from Mangifera indica cultivar Alphonso chromosome 2, CATAS_Mindica_2.1, whole genome shotgun sequence encodes these proteins:
- the LOC123204730 gene encoding putative phytosulfokines 6 isoform X2 produces the protein MKQNFYFSALIILLILVTFSSNTFARLILQKRGLEEVKVKEIATEVSSEQMENLMGIEACENGDEECLKRRLISEAHLDYIYTQKLKP, from the exons ATGAAGCAAAACTTCTATTTTTCTGCTCTTATAATCCTCCTGATCCTTGTTACTTTCTCCTCAAACACATTTGCCCGTTTGATTCTGCAGAAACGAG GACTGGAGGAGGTGAAGGTGAAGGAAATTGCCACTGAAGTTTCCAGTGAACAGATGGAG AATCTAATGGGAATAGAGGCATGTGAGAATGGAGATGAAGAATGTTTGAAGAGAAGACTAATTTCAGAGGCTCACTTGGACTACATTTACACCCAGAAGCTTAAGCCTTAA
- the LOC123204730 gene encoding putative phytosulfokines 6 isoform X1 has protein sequence MKQNFYFSALIILLILVTFSSNTFARLILQKRGLEEVKVKEIATEVSSEQMEVSEAMHNLMGIEACENGDEECLKRRLISEAHLDYIYTQKLKP, from the exons ATGAAGCAAAACTTCTATTTTTCTGCTCTTATAATCCTCCTGATCCTTGTTACTTTCTCCTCAAACACATTTGCCCGTTTGATTCTGCAGAAACGAG GACTGGAGGAGGTGAAGGTGAAGGAAATTGCCACTGAAGTTTCCAGTGAACAGATGGAGGTCAGTGAGGCTATGCAT AATCTAATGGGAATAGAGGCATGTGAGAATGGAGATGAAGAATGTTTGAAGAGAAGACTAATTTCAGAGGCTCACTTGGACTACATTTACACCCAGAAGCTTAAGCCTTAA